A window of Pelagicoccus enzymogenes contains these coding sequences:
- a CDS encoding type IV pili methyl-accepting chemotaxis transducer N-terminal domain-containing protein has protein sequence MQVLESQSQSLSKRLESLIAEIERSAKMAKMVSMNASVIAVRSRTDSSEAFAFEAVASQIMDISEASLNRIEGLREILREMDSLTSIINKAGRQRMLSQRYMKLALTARLAGDSQANADQQKLRQLFETSLRELLQCPLNSQQVTQQLQHTQTCWESFLQSIEQNDFEAATQKNEIVLTEMNKAVVLYEKLVHDK, from the coding sequence ATGCAAGTGCTCGAATCCCAGTCCCAATCCCTTTCCAAACGGCTCGAGTCCCTTATCGCAGAGATCGAACGTTCCGCCAAGATGGCGAAAATGGTTTCCATGAACGCCAGCGTCATCGCCGTGCGCAGCCGCACCGACTCCAGCGAGGCCTTCGCCTTCGAAGCGGTCGCCTCCCAAATCATGGACATCAGCGAAGCCTCCCTCAACCGCATCGAAGGCCTGCGCGAAATCCTGCGCGAGATGGACAGCCTCACCTCCATCATCAACAAAGCGGGCCGCCAGCGCATGCTCTCCCAACGCTACATGAAGCTCGCCCTCACCGCCCGCCTCGCCGGCGACTCCCAAGCAAACGCGGACCAGCAAAAGTTAAGACAGCTCTTCGAGACCAGCTTGCGCGAGCTGCTGCAGTGCCCGCTCAATAGCCAGCAAGTCACCCAACAACTGCAGCACACCCAAACCTGCTGGGAATCCTTCTTGCAGAGCATCGAGCAAAACGATTTCGAAGCCGCCACCCAAAAGAACGAAATCGTGCTCACCGAGATGAACAAAGCCGTCGTCCTCTACGAAAAGCTCGTGCACGACAAGTAG